The Thermodesulfovibrionales bacterium genome contains a region encoding:
- a CDS encoding stage 0 sporulation family protein: MPDVVGIRFKSCGKIYDFEVNGVEVSKGDLVVVESELGLSMGNVVVEKHSLDTAAKELKKVLRKATEDDLRQKSENKALEEEAMAYCIERIMARGLPMKMICTEVTLDKKRLIFYFTADGRIDFRELVKDLAAKFKTRIEMRQVGVRDASKIVGGIGICGRELCCKTFLTSFEPISIRMAKRQELVLNANKLSGVCGRLMCCLGYEYGESEKGEGGKRTEDETARLEEGTEEGQMALIEEAPAPPARKEPVVPISERSRKETGRQKPHFRSGDGREIRGHSARQAPKETHRAGAADRTAQEELRSEEVRPETSEVQSGEKAQEGKFHRRKRRRRKFRK, translated from the coding sequence ATGCCTGATGTTGTCGGGATACGGTTCAAGAGCTGCGGCAAGATATACGACTTCGAAGTGAACGGCGTCGAGGTTTCAAAGGGGGATCTTGTTGTGGTCGAGTCTGAACTCGGTCTCAGCATGGGCAATGTCGTGGTCGAGAAACATTCCCTCGATACCGCGGCAAAGGAGCTAAAGAAAGTCTTGAGAAAGGCTACCGAGGACGATCTCCGGCAGAAATCCGAGAACAAGGCCCTTGAGGAAGAGGCGATGGCCTATTGCATCGAGCGGATAATGGCGCGGGGCCTTCCGATGAAGATGATATGCACCGAGGTGACTCTCGATAAGAAGAGGCTTATCTTTTACTTCACCGCCGACGGGAGAATAGATTTCAGGGAGCTCGTCAAAGACCTGGCAGCCAAATTCAAAACGCGTATAGAGATGCGACAGGTCGGCGTGAGGGACGCGTCGAAGATCGTGGGAGGCATCGGCATATGCGGCAGAGAGCTCTGCTGTAAGACATTCCTCACCTCTTTCGAACCGATATCCATTCGCATGGCCAAGAGGCAGGAGCTTGTCCTGAACGCCAATAAGCTTTCAGGCGTCTGCGGAAGACTCATGTGCTGTCTCGGGTATGAATACGGCGAAAGTGAAAAGGGAGAAGGGGGTAAGCGGACGGAGGATGAGACGGCGCGGCTGGAAGAAGGCACTGAAGAAGGGCAGATGGCGCTTATCGAAGAAGCTCCCGCTCCTCCGGCACGAAAGGAGCCTGTAGTGCCGATTTCCGAGCGTTCCCGGAAGGAGACGGGAAGGCAGAAGCCTCACTTCCGCTCGGGTGATGGACGGGAGATTCGCGGCCATTCCGCGAGGCAGGCTCCGAAAGAGACCCACCGTGCGGGTGCGGCTGACCGGACTGCTCAGGAAGAACTGCGGAGCGAAGAAGTCCGGCCGGAAACATCTGAAGTGCAGTCCGGTGAAAAAGCGCAGGAGGGAAAATTTCACCGGAGGAAACGGCGAAGGAGAAAATTCCGGAAATGA
- the holB gene encoding DNA polymerase III subunit delta', with protein MALKDVIGQGRAVGILLRTLRRRRTPSAYLFAGESGIGKRFTAVNLAKAINCLKDRDEMADPAGGSERVPLTDMRQEEQEDSCDSCVSCLKIDSGTHPDVIMISPDKGEIRVSEIREVEDALSLMPHEGRKKVVIIDEADTMNQSAANAFLKTLEEPPEDSLIILIASNPDRLPETIRSRCSRLLFTPLSGAACGEVIRLVDRREAASRCATDKRAVTRTSGADSDLPARIRLSMGRPGLALSSDLLKEQERFVGILRSVTGGQHETWADRDEMERWLDMAVIFLRDVAVLQLTHDEGMLFSPDIRGLSEAGARADIRALVESFDALTRLKRKLDFNLNKGITWNYTASVLRNIVS; from the coding sequence ATGGCGCTTAAAGACGTTATAGGACAAGGCAGAGCTGTCGGTATCCTCCTCCGGACACTCAGGAGGAGGAGGACGCCCTCTGCCTACCTCTTTGCCGGCGAGTCGGGTATAGGGAAGAGGTTCACCGCGGTCAATCTTGCAAAGGCGATAAACTGCCTGAAAGACCGTGATGAGATGGCAGACCCGGCCGGAGGGAGTGAGAGAGTTCCTCTGACCGACATGCGTCAGGAAGAACAGGAAGATTCATGCGATTCCTGTGTTTCATGCCTTAAGATCGACTCAGGAACGCACCCTGACGTCATCATGATTTCTCCGGACAAGGGTGAGATACGGGTGAGTGAGATCCGGGAGGTAGAGGATGCCCTCTCATTGATGCCTCATGAAGGGAGGAAGAAGGTCGTTATTATCGATGAGGCTGATACGATGAATCAGTCCGCTGCAAACGCATTTCTCAAGACCCTGGAAGAACCTCCGGAAGATAGTCTCATTATTTTGATAGCATCGAACCCTGACAGGCTGCCCGAGACGATACGCTCGAGGTGCTCTCGCCTCCTCTTCACCCCCCTTTCGGGGGCCGCCTGCGGGGAAGTCATCAGGTTGGTCGACAGGAGGGAGGCTGCCTCCAGGTGCGCGACGGACAAGAGGGCTGTGACGCGCACTTCTGGGGCCGATTCGGATCTCCCTGCTCGAATCAGGCTCTCGATGGGCAGGCCGGGACTTGCCCTTTCTTCTGACCTCCTCAAAGAGCAGGAACGGTTCGTCGGTATCCTCAGGAGTGTGACCGGAGGGCAACATGAAACCTGGGCTGACAGGGACGAGATGGAACGATGGCTCGATATGGCGGTTATCTTCTTAAGGGACGTTGCGGTATTGCAGCTTACGCATGACGAAGGGATGCTCTTCAGTCCTGACATAAGGGGTCTTTCGGAGGCGGGTGCGAGGGCGGATATTCGCGCTCTCGTGGAATCGTTCGATGCCCTGACCCGCCTGAAGAGAAAACTCGATTTTAATCTCAATAAGGGGATAACGTGGAACTATACAGCGTCTGTTCTCAGAAACATAGTATCATGA
- the aroF gene encoding 3-deoxy-7-phosphoheptulonate synthase → MIIVLKPGCKKKTVEEIMKKIEELGFKAHAIFGVERTVIGAVGDDRDKHMLEALEANPCVDKLVPILQPYKLASREIKREPTVVKVDGALFGGEYFGVIAGPCSVETERQIVETAIKVKKAGARMLRGGAFKPRTSPYAFQGLEEEGLKLLVKARKESGLPFVTEITNPEDVELVGDYADVLQIGARNVQNFSLLRRVGKFGKPIVLKRGMSTTIQEFLMSAEYVLSEGCREVILCERGIRTFENATRNTLDISAVPVIHERSHLPIILDPSHATGARNYVPPLCFAAMACGADGIMVEVHPDPQKALCDGPQSLGIDGFVHVMKRLRELSKFSGKKL, encoded by the coding sequence ATGATCATTGTTTTGAAACCGGGATGCAAAAAAAAGACCGTCGAAGAGATCATGAAGAAGATCGAGGAGCTGGGGTTTAAGGCCCATGCCATCTTCGGGGTCGAGAGGACGGTCATCGGTGCCGTGGGAGACGACCGGGACAAACATATGCTCGAGGCCCTGGAAGCCAATCCCTGCGTCGACAAGTTGGTCCCTATTCTCCAGCCTTACAAACTCGCCAGCAGGGAGATCAAGAGAGAGCCTACGGTTGTCAAAGTTGACGGTGCGCTTTTCGGTGGTGAATATTTCGGGGTAATAGCCGGACCCTGTTCCGTCGAAACGGAAAGACAGATCGTCGAGACAGCGATAAAAGTTAAGAAGGCTGGAGCGAGGATGCTCAGGGGAGGTGCGTTTAAGCCGAGGACTTCTCCGTATGCGTTCCAGGGGCTCGAGGAGGAAGGGCTGAAATTGCTCGTAAAGGCCAGGAAGGAATCGGGCCTTCCCTTTGTGACCGAGATTACCAACCCGGAAGACGTAGAGTTGGTCGGTGACTATGCCGATGTCCTCCAGATAGGCGCGAGGAACGTCCAGAATTTCTCTCTCCTCAGAAGGGTGGGAAAATTCGGCAAGCCGATCGTCTTGAAAAGGGGCATGTCTACGACGATCCAGGAATTCCTGATGTCCGCCGAATATGTCCTTTCAGAGGGATGCAGGGAAGTAATCCTCTGCGAAAGAGGGATACGGACCTTCGAAAATGCCACCCGCAATACCCTCGATATTTCCGCCGTGCCGGTTATTCACGAACGGTCCCATCTGCCCATCATTCTTGACCCCTCCCATGCCACGGGAGCGAGGAATTACGTGCCGCCGCTCTGCTTCGCCGCAATGGCCTGCGGTGCGGACGGGATCATGGTCGAGGTGCATCCGGACCCCCAGAAGGCTTTATGCGACGGGCCTCAGTCCCTCGGAATCGACGGGTTTGTCCACGTCATGAAGAGGCTGAGGGAACTCTCGAAGTTCAGCGGGAAGAAACTCTGA